A genomic stretch from Luteolibacter flavescens includes:
- a CDS encoding DUF4240 domain-containing protein: MCVGIGEALYRFGVKRVLWLWGIPEAKYDPHMFSLSAAVSSAFVAARMDKNAFWKLLDGLDAEDAAAELAARLEDLEPAEIAEFQRHFDEAHEAAYIWSLWGAAYLMEGGCSDDGFMDFRYGLISRGQKVYEAALADPDTLADLVGDDDFISNEEFGYVAGQVYQSITDEEIPRSDNPPALEPTGEEWDFEDMDLNAEKLPKLTAKFGD, from the coding sequence ATGTGCGTGGGGATCGGCGAGGCGCTGTATCGCTTTGGCGTCAAGCGCGTCCTGTGGCTGTGGGGAATCCCGGAAGCAAAGTATGATCCTCACATGTTTTCGCTTTCCGCCGCCGTCTCATCTGCTTTCGTCGCGGCCCGCATGGACAAGAACGCTTTCTGGAAACTGCTCGACGGCCTCGACGCCGAGGATGCCGCCGCTGAACTCGCCGCCCGTCTCGAAGACCTCGAACCGGCGGAGATCGCGGAATTCCAGCGCCACTTCGACGAAGCCCACGAAGCCGCCTACATCTGGTCGCTGTGGGGTGCCGCCTACCTCATGGAGGGTGGCTGCTCGGACGATGGCTTCATGGACTTCCGCTACGGCCTGATCTCCCGCGGACAGAAAGTCTACGAGGCCGCGCTGGCCGATCCCGACACGCTCGCCGACCTGGTGGGCGATGACGACTTCATCTCGAACGAGGAATTCGGCTACGTCGCGGGGCAGGTGTACCAGTCGATCACCGACGAGGAGATCCCACGCTCCGACAACCCGCCGGCCCTGGAGCCGACGGGTGAAGAGTGGGACTTCGAGGATATGGACCTCAATGCCGAGAAGCTGCCGAAGCTGACGGCGAAGTTCGGCGATTGA
- a CDS encoding Ig-like domain-containing protein, which yields MKPTLSYTGALASSLASVLLLSPNPVVAQTLTNPGFESNNFSTFPGYISGAANGPITGWTGSPADRVGQNPATSSPFANNGAIPGGVNVGFLQSGGTTTSTLKTTVTGLTIGTKYTVTVRVNARSNTPINLPYLRMSSDGTGDPVIAEVSRVATAVDATPYRTAAFEFTATGTSHELTFENARTSGDHTLLLDNVSVVPSSNAWSHSAWTGDADSGIDSSFIYTHAFKLGNTTNTTVNGVQFFGRQGTLPGLFTWNGLNSTAQFGAGVVQITGDSAALATPFRYGALPSLTLENLKPNTQYVFTVYGVAWDSATGSTPHRTVTFNSSLGGTPYSVNLNQYGQNKGLKVKYTYTTDATGTPVTVSFPALSQSLDFHVSAFCNREATARPPAVNWTIHEWNNDADSGASPNHVYTHAQSYASTVSQNINGVNFVGIGGQNPSGTNCAVTGMPGVYTNDANTITGYSATIAKDFIHGGAPSTFSLSGLTPGKQYVFSLYTVGWETGVRQGAMYGAPGENAQILNQDQYGDNRGARFDCVYTADASGTAKIKDFGIDYATDGNKTIHVYASSNREVDAMVGVAPSFTLQPLGTTISEGGSFILRGAANGSSTLTYQWKRNNVDIPGADQPELELVDIQLADAGSYTLVSTNSVSSTTSNPAVITVLQRAPGLFNTGVDNLGVALAQGTVDTHYTLLANPDNIGSTMAFVQNPIPTPPWVPHTGTSTWIGPRAFTGGAAGLNADAGEGPGTYVYRTTVDLTGYDISTVQITGRWASDNNGVAIRVNTVATGLTHTGNTFGELLPFTINTTNAPGLIAGVNTIDFVVNNADAQQGYTGLHVVDFRAAGIIPAGTPPHITLQPQGGPGVHNGNITLVAGATGSAPLTYQWYRGTTPIPGADQPTLDVIISDISDGADYKVRVTNSVSSVDSNVATVAVTNAIPVVVDDSLSTTVGTQLEIDINAQMLANDTDADNDTLELETFGATSFNGGTVTRDGGYLYYTPAPGFTGLDGFTYTVNDGWGGISSVGSVLINVTAAASGAPGQMTLAVDLTGGSVTGTFTGTPGATYILQRSTTLLADSWITVDTEVAPASGVVTVLDEDPPAVRAFYRISYTE from the coding sequence ATGAAACCAACCCTCAGCTACACGGGGGCACTGGCGAGTAGTCTCGCCTCGGTGCTCCTGCTCTCCCCAAACCCGGTGGTGGCGCAGACGCTCACCAACCCGGGTTTCGAGTCCAACAATTTCAGCACGTTCCCAGGCTACATCAGCGGAGCGGCCAACGGCCCCATCACCGGTTGGACGGGCTCTCCCGCCGACCGCGTGGGCCAGAACCCCGCGACCAGCTCGCCCTTTGCGAACAACGGCGCGATTCCCGGCGGCGTGAATGTCGGCTTCCTACAGTCCGGCGGCACGACCACGTCCACGCTGAAGACCACGGTGACCGGCCTGACCATCGGGACGAAGTACACCGTCACCGTCCGCGTGAACGCCCGCTCGAACACCCCGATCAACCTGCCATACCTCCGGATGTCGTCGGACGGCACGGGTGATCCGGTCATCGCGGAAGTGTCGCGCGTCGCGACGGCGGTGGACGCCACTCCCTACCGGACCGCGGCCTTCGAATTCACGGCCACCGGCACGAGCCACGAGCTCACCTTTGAGAACGCGCGCACCTCGGGCGACCACACGCTGCTCCTCGACAATGTGAGCGTGGTGCCCTCGAGCAATGCCTGGAGCCACTCGGCATGGACGGGCGACGCGGACTCGGGGATCGACTCCAGCTTCATCTACACCCACGCCTTCAAGCTGGGCAACACGACGAACACCACCGTCAATGGCGTGCAGTTCTTCGGTCGCCAGGGCACCCTGCCGGGTCTCTTCACGTGGAACGGGCTGAATTCCACCGCACAGTTCGGGGCCGGAGTCGTCCAGATCACCGGGGACAGCGCAGCACTTGCCACGCCCTTCCGCTACGGCGCGCTGCCGTCGCTGACGCTGGAAAACCTGAAGCCGAATACCCAGTACGTCTTCACCGTCTATGGTGTCGCCTGGGACTCGGCGACGGGCTCGACCCCGCACCGCACGGTCACCTTCAACAGCAGCCTCGGAGGGACGCCCTACAGCGTCAACCTGAACCAATACGGCCAGAACAAGGGCCTGAAGGTGAAGTACACCTATACGACGGATGCGACCGGCACCCCGGTCACGGTCTCCTTCCCCGCGCTGTCGCAGAGCCTCGACTTCCACGTCAGCGCCTTCTGCAACCGCGAGGCCACGGCAAGGCCGCCGGCCGTCAACTGGACCATCCATGAGTGGAACAACGACGCGGACTCCGGCGCCAGCCCGAACCACGTCTACACCCACGCCCAGAGCTACGCCTCCACGGTCAGCCAGAACATCAACGGCGTGAACTTCGTGGGCATCGGAGGGCAGAATCCCTCCGGTACGAACTGCGCCGTCACAGGCATGCCGGGTGTCTACACGAATGACGCAAACACCATCACTGGCTACTCGGCCACCATCGCTAAGGACTTCATTCATGGCGGTGCCCCTAGCACCTTCAGCCTGAGCGGATTGACCCCAGGGAAGCAGTATGTCTTCTCCCTCTACACCGTCGGCTGGGAAACCGGCGTCCGCCAGGGAGCGATGTATGGCGCTCCGGGCGAGAACGCACAGATTCTCAATCAGGACCAGTATGGCGACAACCGCGGGGCGCGCTTCGACTGCGTCTACACGGCGGATGCCAGTGGCACGGCGAAGATCAAGGACTTCGGTATCGACTACGCCACCGACGGGAACAAGACGATCCACGTCTATGCCTCCTCGAACCGCGAGGTGGATGCGATGGTCGGAGTGGCTCCCAGCTTCACGCTCCAGCCGCTCGGCACTACCATCAGCGAGGGCGGCAGCTTCATCCTGCGCGGGGCCGCGAACGGCAGCTCCACGCTGACCTACCAGTGGAAGCGCAACAACGTGGACATCCCGGGTGCTGACCAACCTGAGCTCGAGCTTGTAGACATCCAGCTCGCGGATGCCGGCAGCTACACGCTGGTGTCGACGAACAGCGTCTCCTCCACGACGAGCAACCCGGCCGTGATCACCGTCCTGCAACGCGCACCTGGCCTCTTCAACACCGGTGTCGACAATCTCGGTGTTGCCCTAGCCCAGGGCACCGTCGATACCCACTACACCCTGCTCGCGAATCCCGACAATATCGGGAGCACCATGGCCTTCGTTCAGAATCCGATCCCGACCCCGCCATGGGTGCCGCACACCGGCACCTCCACTTGGATCGGACCGCGTGCTTTCACCGGTGGCGCAGCCGGCTTGAATGCAGATGCAGGCGAAGGCCCCGGCACCTATGTCTACCGCACGACCGTCGACCTGACGGGCTACGACATCTCAACGGTGCAGATCACGGGACGCTGGGCATCCGACAACAACGGGGTCGCGATCCGCGTGAACACCGTGGCAACCGGCCTGACCCACACCGGAAACACCTTCGGTGAGTTGCTTCCCTTCACGATCAACACAACCAACGCCCCAGGATTGATCGCTGGAGTCAACACCATTGACTTCGTGGTCAACAATGCGGATGCGCAGCAGGGCTACACCGGCCTGCATGTCGTGGACTTCCGTGCCGCCGGCATCATCCCCGCGGGCACCCCGCCGCACATCACGCTGCAGCCGCAGGGTGGACCGGGCGTGCACAACGGCAACATCACGCTGGTTGCAGGAGCCACCGGCTCGGCCCCGCTGACTTACCAGTGGTATCGTGGGACTACCCCGATCCCCGGCGCGGACCAGCCCACCCTGGACGTGATTATCTCCGACATATCGGACGGCGCGGACTACAAGGTGCGCGTGACGAACAGCGTGTCCTCCGTCGATAGCAACGTGGCGACCGTCGCGGTCACCAATGCCATCCCGGTGGTGGTCGATGACAGCCTCAGCACCACGGTGGGCACACAGCTCGAGATCGACATCAACGCGCAGATGCTCGCCAACGATACCGATGCCGACAATGACACGCTGGAGCTGGAGACCTTCGGCGCCACCAGCTTCAACGGCGGCACGGTCACCCGCGACGGGGGCTACCTCTACTACACCCCGGCACCCGGCTTCACCGGCCTGGACGGCTTCACCTACACGGTGAATGACGGATGGGGCGGTATCTCCTCGGTCGGCAGCGTGCTCATCAACGTGACCGCCGCCGCAAGCGGAGCTCCCGGCCAGATGACCCTGGCAGTGGACCTGACCGGCGGAAGCGTCACCGGCACCTTCACCGGCACTCCCGGTGCCACCTACATCCTGCAACGCTCGACCACGCTGCTGGCCGATAGCTGGATCACGGTGGACACGGAAGTGGCCCCGGCATCGGGCGTCGTGACCGTGCTGGACGAGGATCCACCGGCAGTGCGGGCCTTCTACCGCATCTCCTACACGGAATGA
- a CDS encoding PSD1 and planctomycete cytochrome C domain-containing protein, which produces MPRSVKTAPVREDLSLLPRLLPLLLLAPVTASAEVDFAHQVVPILKEHCSKCHMEGAKKGGLSMNTRETLLEGSENGAIVEPGKAHESLLLESILTDDKVERMPPKGPRVPADQAEILRQWIDEGMKWQPGFSFGEQSYEPPLKPRHPELPAVADGREHPVDRLIDAYFVNKKVTRPQPLGDAAFIRRITLDFTGLLPTPEAIDAFVADKAPDKRAKLIESTLARDTDYAEHWLSFWNDLLRNDYQGTGYIDGGRSPITGWLYESLVSNKPYDEFARELLAPPTPASRGFIDGIQWRGSVNASQVREIQFSQSVSQTFLGLNMKCASCHDSFVDRWKLDEAYGLAAIYAEQPLEIARCDKPTGRMAKPGWIFPELGEVDANAPQPERLKQLAGLMTHPENGRFTRTIVNRLWHRLMGRGIVHPVDAMDTEPWNEDLLDFLAVRFAEDGYDLKKALAFIASSEIYQSQPVVTAENADQNVFRGPLAKRMSAEQFVDAVWTLTGTAPDKASDAVPRGKGAGAAPLTARWIWSQASASASMPSGHTITLGTEVTLPSAPAAAKAVFIADNEAEIFINGRSVVRETAHPEGPRGVSVDLQGLRAGKNSILAVVRNGGSGPNPAGFLLEGRIEMPDGKPVTIASGPSWKWTSSLPDEKGRFARAPQDWQPAQVLANPGVWDRFVAAMPPLSSEPAPMVRASLVPSDMLMRALGRPNREQIVSMRPDNITTLEAIDLANGEQLAGLLKKGAADLHALRKPTPELIDHVFMRALGRRATASEKNGLGSTLGMQPTTQAIEDLLWMVILLPEFQFVR; this is translated from the coding sequence ATGCCACGGTCTGTCAAAACAGCCCCCGTGCGGGAGGACTTGTCCCTTCTGCCCCGTCTTCTGCCCCTGCTCCTGCTGGCACCCGTCACCGCCAGTGCGGAGGTGGACTTCGCCCATCAGGTGGTCCCCATCCTGAAGGAGCACTGCTCCAAGTGCCACATGGAGGGAGCCAAGAAAGGCGGCCTCTCCATGAACACGCGGGAGACGCTGCTCGAGGGGTCTGAGAACGGCGCGATCGTCGAGCCGGGCAAGGCCCACGAAAGTCTCTTGCTGGAGAGCATCCTCACCGACGACAAGGTGGAGAGGATGCCTCCCAAGGGACCGCGTGTCCCTGCGGACCAGGCCGAGATCCTCAGGCAGTGGATCGACGAGGGGATGAAATGGCAGCCGGGCTTCAGCTTCGGCGAGCAGTCCTACGAGCCGCCCTTGAAGCCGCGCCACCCGGAGTTGCCCGCGGTGGCCGATGGCCGCGAGCACCCGGTCGACCGGTTGATCGACGCCTACTTCGTGAACAAGAAGGTGACGCGCCCGCAGCCGCTGGGCGATGCCGCCTTCATCCGCCGCATCACGCTCGACTTCACCGGACTGCTGCCCACCCCGGAGGCCATCGATGCCTTCGTGGCGGACAAGGCGCCGGACAAGCGTGCGAAGCTCATCGAGTCCACGCTCGCCCGCGACACGGACTACGCGGAGCACTGGCTGAGCTTCTGGAATGACCTGCTGCGGAATGATTACCAGGGCACCGGCTACATCGATGGCGGCCGCTCGCCCATCACCGGCTGGCTCTACGAGTCGCTGGTCTCCAACAAGCCCTACGATGAATTCGCCCGCGAGCTGCTCGCACCGCCCACACCGGCATCGCGCGGCTTCATCGATGGCATCCAGTGGCGCGGCAGCGTGAATGCCTCGCAGGTCCGCGAGATCCAGTTCTCGCAATCCGTCTCTCAGACCTTCCTCGGCCTGAACATGAAGTGCGCCTCGTGCCACGACAGCTTCGTGGACCGCTGGAAGCTCGACGAGGCCTACGGACTCGCCGCCATCTACGCCGAGCAGCCGCTGGAAATCGCGCGCTGCGACAAGCCGACCGGCCGCATGGCCAAGCCCGGCTGGATCTTCCCGGAACTCGGCGAAGTGGATGCAAATGCACCGCAGCCGGAGCGCCTGAAGCAGCTCGCCGGCCTGATGACCCACCCGGAGAACGGCCGCTTCACCCGCACCATCGTCAACCGCCTGTGGCACCGCCTGATGGGCCGCGGCATCGTCCACCCGGTGGATGCCATGGACACCGAGCCGTGGAACGAGGACCTGCTGGACTTCCTGGCCGTGCGCTTCGCCGAGGATGGCTATGACCTGAAGAAGGCGCTCGCCTTCATCGCCTCCTCGGAGATCTACCAGTCGCAGCCGGTGGTGACCGCCGAGAATGCGGACCAGAATGTCTTCCGCGGCCCGCTGGCGAAGCGCATGAGCGCCGAGCAATTCGTGGATGCCGTGTGGACCCTCACCGGCACCGCGCCTGACAAGGCGAGCGACGCCGTGCCGCGCGGCAAGGGTGCGGGTGCTGCCCCTCTCACCGCCCGCTGGATCTGGTCGCAGGCATCCGCCTCGGCGTCCATGCCCTCCGGCCACACCATCACGCTCGGCACCGAGGTCACTCTGCCCTCCGCCCCGGCAGCGGCGAAGGCCGTCTTCATCGCCGACAACGAGGCCGAGATCTTCATCAATGGCCGCTCCGTGGTCCGCGAGACCGCCCACCCGGAAGGCCCCCGCGGTGTGTCCGTGGACCTGCAGGGTCTCCGCGCCGGGAAGAACTCCATCCTCGCCGTGGTCCGCAATGGCGGCAGCGGCCCGAATCCCGCGGGCTTCCTGCTGGAAGGCCGCATCGAGATGCCGGACGGCAAGCCCGTGACCATCGCCAGCGGCCCCTCCTGGAAATGGACGTCCAGCCTGCCGGATGAGAAGGGCCGCTTCGCCCGCGCTCCGCAGGACTGGCAGCCAGCCCAGGTGCTCGCAAATCCGGGAGTGTGGGACCGCTTCGTCGCCGCGATGCCTCCGCTTTCCTCGGAGCCCGCGCCGATGGTCCGCGCCTCGCTGGTGCCCTCGGACATGCTGATGCGCGCCCTCGGCCGCCCGAACCGCGAGCAGATCGTCAGCATGCGTCCGGACAATATCACGACGCTGGAAGCGATCGACCTGGCCAATGGCGAGCAGCTCGCCGGCCTCCTGAAAAAGGGAGCCGCCGACCTCCACGCACTGAGGAAGCCGACGCCGGAGCTCATCGACCACGTCTTCATGCGTGCGCTCGGCCGCCGTGCCACCGCCTCGGAGAAGAACGGGCTCGGCAGCACGCTGGGCATGCAACCGACAACACAGGCCATCGAGGACCTTCTCTGGATGGTCATCCTCCTGCCGGAGTTCCAATTCGTCCGCTGA
- a CDS encoding DUF1501 domain-containing protein, translating into MDHTRRTFLKALSASSLAAAMSGAPRAYGNEEVVHPKATADCCILLWMAGGMASPETFDPKGYRPYEKGLPIEKILSTFPEIDTSVDGLKISKGLEEIAKLMDRATVIRSHVQPDLGSILHSRHQYHWHTGYVPPQTVAAPHIGAWMARVLGPRNPVMPAFVNIGQRLEGIGESEELKAFTTAGFFGAEYGPFNLPYPDEAARSVRPPEGMDAGRFANRYKLYRKLVDANPQRDFMSDHQQESMLRSLENAHRLLGSKEKEAFDLTRESKATLDAYGPGRFGRGCLLARRMAEAGARFIEVTTEYVPFLHWDTHENGHETTVRLKQEIDRPIARLIRDLEERKMLDRTLVIIATEFSRDMMIEGVPGSEAKDQATVKSDTLENATHYGLHRHFTGGSSVVMFGGGVKKGHIHGATADERPLVAVKDPVNITDLHATIFTAMGISPKMVYDIEKRPFYVTEDGKGKPVMSLFGA; encoded by the coding sequence ATGGACCATACCCGTCGTACGTTCCTCAAGGCCCTCTCCGCCTCCAGCCTCGCAGCAGCCATGTCCGGCGCGCCGCGCGCCTATGGCAATGAAGAGGTCGTCCATCCGAAGGCCACCGCCGACTGCTGCATCCTGCTCTGGATGGCGGGCGGCATGGCCTCCCCGGAGACCTTTGACCCGAAGGGCTACCGCCCCTACGAGAAAGGCCTGCCCATCGAGAAGATCCTCAGCACCTTCCCCGAGATCGATACCTCGGTGGACGGTCTGAAGATCAGCAAGGGCCTCGAGGAAATCGCGAAGCTGATGGACCGCGCCACGGTGATCCGCTCGCACGTGCAGCCCGACCTGGGCTCCATCCTCCACTCGCGCCACCAGTACCACTGGCACACCGGCTACGTGCCGCCGCAGACCGTCGCCGCGCCCCACATCGGCGCATGGATGGCGCGCGTGCTCGGCCCGCGGAATCCGGTGATGCCTGCCTTCGTGAATATCGGCCAGCGCCTGGAAGGCATCGGCGAGAGCGAGGAGCTGAAGGCCTTCACCACCGCCGGATTCTTCGGCGCGGAGTACGGTCCCTTCAATCTCCCCTACCCCGACGAGGCCGCACGCTCCGTGCGCCCGCCGGAAGGCATGGACGCCGGTCGCTTCGCGAACCGCTACAAGCTCTACCGCAAGCTCGTGGATGCCAATCCGCAGCGCGACTTCATGAGCGACCACCAGCAGGAGTCCATGCTCCGCTCGCTGGAGAATGCCCACCGCCTGCTCGGCTCGAAGGAGAAGGAAGCCTTCGACCTGACCCGCGAGTCAAAGGCCACGCTGGATGCCTACGGCCCGGGCCGCTTCGGCCGCGGCTGCCTGCTCGCCCGCCGCATGGCGGAAGCCGGTGCCCGCTTCATCGAGGTGACCACCGAGTATGTCCCCTTCCTCCACTGGGACACCCACGAGAACGGCCACGAGACCACCGTCCGCCTGAAGCAGGAAATCGACCGCCCCATCGCCCGCCTGATCCGCGACCTTGAGGAACGGAAGATGCTGGACCGCACGCTGGTCATCATCGCCACGGAATTCAGCCGCGACATGATGATCGAGGGCGTCCCCGGCTCCGAGGCGAAGGACCAGGCCACGGTGAAGTCCGACACGCTGGAGAATGCCACCCACTACGGCCTGCACCGCCACTTCACCGGCGGCTCGTCCGTCGTCATGTTTGGCGGCGGCGTGAAGAAGGGCCACATCCACGGCGCGACCGCGGACGAGCGCCCGCTGGTCGCCGTGAAGGACCCGGTGAATATCACCGACCTCCACGCCACCATCTTCACCGCGATGGGCATCAGCCCGAAGATGGTCTATGACATCGAGAAGCGCCCCTTCTACGTCACCGAGGACGGAAAGGGCAAACCCGTGATGAGCTTGTTCGGGGCGTAA